A portion of the Bacteroides faecium genome contains these proteins:
- the xylA gene encoding xylose isomerase, whose amino-acid sequence MATKEFFPGIEKIKFEGKDSKNPMAFRYYDAEKVINGKKMKDWLRFAMAWWHTLCAEGGDQFGGGTKQFPWNGNADAVQAAKDKMDAGFEFMQKMGIEYYCFHDVDLVSEGASIEEYEANLKEIVAYAKQKQAETGIKLLWGTANVFGHARYMNGAATNPDFDVVARAAVQIKNAIDATIELGGQNYVFWGGREGYMSLLNTDQKREKEHLAQMLTIARDYARARGFKGTFLIEPKPMEPTKHQYDVDTETVIGFLKAHGLDKDFKVNIEVNHATLAGHTFEHELAVAVDNGMLGSIDANRGDYQNGWDTDQFPIDNYELTQAMMQIIRNGGLGNGGTNFDAKTRRNSTDLEDIFIAHIAGMDAMARALESAAALLNESPYKKMLSDRYASFDGGKGKEFEDGKLSLEDVVAYAKANGEPKQTSGKQELYEAILNMYC is encoded by the coding sequence ATGGCAACAAAAGAATTTTTCCCGGGAATTGAAAAGATTAAGTTCGAAGGTAAAGATAGTAAAAACCCGATGGCATTCCGTTACTACGATGCTGAAAAGGTAATCAACGGTAAGAAGATGAAAGATTGGTTGAGATTCGCTATGGCATGGTGGCATACATTGTGCGCAGAAGGCGGTGACCAGTTCGGTGGCGGAACAAAACAATTCCCTTGGAATGGTAATGCAGACGCAGTTCAGGCTGCAAAAGACAAAATGGATGCAGGTTTCGAATTCATGCAGAAAATGGGTATCGAATACTACTGTTTCCATGATGTAGACTTGGTATCCGAAGGCGCAAGCATCGAAGAATACGAAGCTAACCTGAAAGAAATCGTAGCATACGCAAAGCAGAAACAAGCTGAAACAGGCATCAAACTGTTGTGGGGTACTGCCAACGTATTCGGTCATGCCCGCTATATGAACGGTGCTGCTACTAATCCTGATTTTGACGTTGTAGCCCGTGCTGCCGTTCAGATTAAGAATGCTATTGACGCTACTATCGAACTTGGCGGTCAGAACTATGTATTCTGGGGTGGACGTGAAGGTTATATGTCTCTTCTGAACACCGACCAGAAACGTGAAAAAGAACATCTTGCACAAATGTTGACTATCGCTCGTGACTATGCCCGTGCCCGTGGCTTCAAAGGTACTTTCCTGATTGAACCGAAACCGATGGAACCGACTAAGCATCAGTATGACGTAGATACGGAAACTGTAATCGGATTCTTGAAGGCTCATGGCTTGGATAAAGACTTTAAAGTAAACATTGAAGTAAACCACGCAACTTTGGCAGGTCATACTTTCGAACACGAACTTGCAGTAGCAGTAGATAACGGCATGTTGGGTTCTATCGACGCTAACCGTGGTGACTATCAGAATGGCTGGGATACAGACCAATTCCCGATTGACAACTACGAACTGACTCAGGCTATGATGCAGATTATCCGCAACGGTGGCTTGGGCAATGGCGGAACAAACTTCGACGCTAAGACTCGTCGTAACTCTACCGACCTGGAAGATATCTTCATCGCTCACATTGCAGGTATGGACGCTATGGCGCGTGCATTGGAAAGTGCGGCAGCTTTGCTGAACGAATCTCCATACAAGAAAATGTTGTCCGACCGTTACGCTTCATTTGATGGCGGTAAAGGTAAAGAATTTGAAGACGGCAAATTGTCTTTGGAAGACGTGGTTGCTTATGCTAAAGCAAACGGCGAACCGAAGCAGACTAGCGGCAAGCAAGAACTTTATGAAGCAATCCTGAATATGTATTGCTAA
- a CDS encoding xylulokinase has protein sequence MFLLGYDIGSSSVKASLVNAETGKCVSSAFFPKTEANIIAVNPGWAEQDPESWWENLKLATQAIMAESGVSAAEIKAIGISYQMHGLVCVDKEQRVLRPAIIWCDSRAVPYGQKAFETIGEEKCLSHLLNSPGNFTASKLAWIKANEPAIYEQIYKIMLPGDYIAMKLSGEICTTVSGLSEGMFWDFKNNRVADFLMDYYGFDSSLIADIKPTFAEQGRVNAATAKELGLKEGTPITYRAGDQPNNALSLNVFNPGEIASTAGTSGVVYGVNGEVNYDPQSRVNTFAHVNHSIEQTRLGVLLCINGTGILNSWVKRTIAPEGISYNEMNVLASKAPIGSAGISILPFGNGAERMLNNKEIGCSIRGLDFNAHGKHHIIRAAQEGIVFSFKYGIDIMEQMGIPVKMIHAGHANMFLSSIFRDTLAGVTGATIELYDTDGSVGAAKGAGIGAGIYKDNNEAFVTLDKLDVIEPNVAKRQEYADAYAKWKYRLEKSMASKIPAPVLSSDK, from the coding sequence ATGTTTCTATTAGGTTATGACATAGGTAGCTCGTCTGTAAAAGCGAGCCTGGTAAATGCTGAAACAGGCAAATGTGTATCGTCTGCGTTTTTCCCGAAGACGGAAGCGAATATTATCGCAGTGAATCCCGGATGGGCAGAACAAGACCCGGAGAGTTGGTGGGAAAATCTGAAGCTAGCCACTCAAGCTATTATGGCTGAATCGGGCGTAAGTGCTGCCGAGATTAAAGCTATCGGTATCTCTTATCAGATGCACGGATTGGTATGCGTTGATAAGGAGCAGCGTGTGTTGCGTCCTGCTATTATTTGGTGTGACTCTCGTGCTGTGCCTTATGGACAGAAAGCATTCGAGACAATCGGAGAGGAGAAATGCCTTTCTCACCTGTTGAACTCGCCGGGTAACTTTACAGCTTCCAAATTGGCATGGATTAAAGCAAACGAACCAGCCATCTATGAGCAGATTTACAAAATAATGCTGCCAGGTGATTATATCGCCATGAAACTGAGCGGTGAAATCTGTACGACAGTTTCCGGACTTTCGGAAGGTATGTTCTGGGATTTCAAGAACAACCGGGTAGCTGATTTCTTAATGGATTACTACGGATTCGATTCGTCGCTGATTGCGGATATTAAACCTACTTTTGCAGAGCAGGGTCGTGTCAACGCTGCGACAGCTAAAGAATTAGGTTTGAAAGAAGGCACTCCGATTACATACCGTGCCGGTGACCAACCTAATAATGCCCTTTCTCTGAATGTATTCAATCCGGGTGAGATAGCTTCTACGGCAGGAACATCGGGAGTGGTTTATGGAGTAAACGGCGAAGTGAATTATGACCCTCAATCACGTGTCAATACCTTTGCGCATGTCAATCATTCAATAGAACAGACTCGCTTGGGTGTACTGCTTTGCATCAACGGAACAGGTATTCTTAATTCATGGGTGAAGCGTACGATTGCTCCCGAAGGAATATCTTATAATGAAATGAACGTCCTGGCTTCCAAGGCGCCTATCGGCAGCGCGGGAATCAGTATCCTTCCCTTCGGCAACGGTGCCGAACGTATGCTGAATAATAAGGAAATCGGTTGTAGCATTCGCGGGTTGGATTTCAATGCACATGGCAAGCATCATATTATTCGTGCTGCCCAGGAAGGTATCGTGTTCTCCTTTAAATATGGTATTGATATTATGGAGCAGATGGGTATTCCTGTGAAGATGATTCATGCCGGACACGCCAATATGTTCCTGAGTTCGATATTCCGTGATACTCTGGCAGGAGTGACGGGAGCCACTATCGAACTTTATGATACGGACGGTTCGGTAGGCGCAGCGAAAGGTGCGGGCATCGGCGCAGGTATCTACAAAGATAATAACGAGGCGTTTGTCACACTCGACAAACTGGACGTGATTGAGCCTAATGTAGCTAAACGCCAGGAATATGCAGACGCATATGCCAAATGGAAATATCGCCTTGAAAAATCAATGGCAAGCAAAATACCGGCTCCGGTTCTTTCTTCAGATAAGTAA
- a CDS encoding NUDIX hydrolase, producing the protein MQNIHKNTPLANNHISVDCVVIGFDGEQLKVLLVKRAGEENGEVYHDMKLPGSLIYMDEDLDEAAQRVLFELTGLKNVNLMQFKAFGSKNRTSNPKDVRWLERAMQSRVERIVTIAYLSMVKIDRALDKNLDEHQACWIALKDMKTLAFDHNLIIREAMTYIRQFVEFNPSMLFELLPRKFTAAQLRTLFELVYDKAVDVRNFHKKIAMMEYVVPLEEKQQGVAHRAARYYKFDKKIYNKVRR; encoded by the coding sequence ATGCAGAATATACATAAAAATACACCTTTGGCGAACAATCATATATCAGTAGACTGTGTAGTGATTGGTTTTGACGGAGAACAACTGAAAGTATTGCTAGTAAAACGTGCAGGTGAAGAAAACGGCGAGGTATATCATGATATGAAACTTCCCGGAAGCCTTATATATATGGACGAAGATTTGGATGAAGCTGCGCAACGCGTATTATTTGAATTGACAGGACTTAAAAATGTGAACCTGATGCAGTTCAAAGCATTCGGTTCCAAAAACAGGACCAGTAATCCCAAAGATGTACGTTGGCTGGAACGTGCCATGCAGTCGAGAGTGGAACGTATTGTGACCATTGCTTATCTGTCGATGGTGAAGATAGACCGCGCATTGGATAAGAACCTGGATGAGCATCAGGCTTGCTGGATTGCCTTGAAAGACATGAAGACATTAGCTTTCGACCATAACCTGATTATCCGCGAAGCGATGACTTATATCCGCCAGTTCGTGGAGTTCAATCCTTCCATGTTATTCGAACTGCTCCCGCGTAAATTTACGGCTGCGCAATTACGAACTCTTTTTGAGTTGGTATATGATAAAGCGGTAGATGTACGCAATTTCCATAAGAAAATAGCCATGATGGAATATGTAGTTCCTTTGGAAGAAAAACAACAGGGAGTGGCTCACCGTGCCGCCCGTTATTATAAGTTCGACAAGAAAATATATAATAAGGTGAGACGGTAA
- the thiD gene encoding bifunctional hydroxymethylpyrimidine kinase/phosphomethylpyrimidine kinase yields MERHPVILSIAGSDCSGGAGIQADIKTISALGGYAASAITAVTVQNTLGVRAVQAMPPEIVRGQIEAVMEDLQPVAIKIGMVHDIQIVRVISDCLKKYRPEYVVYDPVMVSTSGRKLMTDETIEEIKKKLLPLATLVTPNIDEATVLTGKSIHNIREMQEAAEILTDNFHTGILIKGGHLEGDDMFDLLHTADSIYHIYKEKKIESNNLHGTGCTLSSAIATCLAKGYPMRESIQHAKTYITQAIIAGKDLHIGHGNGPLWHFPDSVAQMCTFCAVVS; encoded by the coding sequence ATGGAACGTCATCCAGTCATTTTATCCATTGCCGGTTCCGATTGTTCGGGTGGTGCAGGTATTCAGGCAGATATAAAAACAATCTCGGCTTTAGGCGGATATGCGGCATCAGCTATCACCGCAGTTACCGTACAAAATACTTTGGGAGTGCGTGCCGTGCAGGCTATGCCCCCTGAAATTGTCCGCGGACAAATAGAAGCTGTGATGGAAGACCTTCAGCCTGTCGCCATAAAGATAGGGATGGTACATGATATTCAGATTGTCCGTGTCATTTCCGATTGTCTGAAAAAGTACAGACCGGAATATGTCGTATATGATCCGGTAATGGTATCTACCAGCGGACGAAAACTGATGACGGACGAAACCATCGAAGAGATAAAGAAAAAGTTGCTGCCACTTGCTACTTTAGTCACGCCTAATATAGACGAGGCCACTGTGCTCACGGGTAAAAGTATCCATAATATCCGGGAAATGCAGGAAGCAGCCGAAATATTGACGGATAATTTCCATACCGGCATTTTAATAAAAGGCGGTCACTTGGAAGGAGACGACATGTTCGACCTCCTTCACACTGCCGACTCCATATACCATATATATAAGGAGAAAAAGATAGAAAGCAATAATCTGCACGGGACAGGCTGTACCCTCTCCTCTGCCATTGCTACCTGCCTGGCAAAAGGTTATCCCATGCGGGAATCCATCCAGCATGCCAAGACTTATATCACTCAGGCTATCATTGCAGGAAAGGATTTGCACATCGGTCACGGCAATGGTCCGCTATGGCATTTTCCCGACTCCGTTGCACAAATGTGTACATTTTGTGCGGTCGTATCATAA
- the fabD gene encoding ACP S-malonyltransferase yields MKAFVFPGQGAQFVGMGKDLYENSALAKELFEKANDILGYRITDIMFNGTDEDLRQTKVTQPAVFLHSVISALCMDDDFQPEMTAGHSLGEFSALVAAGALSFEDGLKLVYARAMAMQKACEATPSTMAAIIALPDEKVEEICASVNAEGEVCVPANYNCPGQIVISGSIPGIEKACELMKAAGAKRALPLKVGGAFHSPLMDPAKVELEAAIKATEIHAPKCPVYQNVDALPHTDPAEIKKNLVAQLTASVRWTQSVKNMVADGATDFTECGPGAVLQGLIKKIDGTVSAHGIA; encoded by the coding sequence ATGAAAGCATTTGTATTTCCCGGTCAAGGCGCTCAATTCGTGGGAATGGGTAAAGACCTGTATGAAAACTCAGCTTTAGCAAAAGAATTGTTTGAAAAAGCAAATGATATCCTTGGATATCGCATTACAGATATCATGTTCAATGGCACAGACGAAGACCTTCGTCAGACAAAGGTGACTCAACCTGCCGTATTCCTTCATTCTGTTATCTCTGCCCTTTGCATGGACGACGACTTCCAGCCGGAAATGACAGCAGGACACTCCCTCGGTGAATTCTCTGCATTGGTAGCTGCCGGAGCTCTGAGCTTTGAGGATGGATTGAAACTTGTTTACGCACGTGCGATGGCTATGCAGAAAGCTTGCGAAGCGACTCCTTCTACAATGGCTGCCATCATCGCATTGCCGGACGAGAAAGTAGAAGAAATCTGTGCATCTGTAAATGCGGAAGGTGAAGTTTGTGTACCTGCCAACTATAACTGTCCGGGACAAATCGTTATCTCAGGTTCCATACCGGGTATCGAAAAGGCTTGCGAACTGATGAAGGCTGCCGGAGCAAAACGTGCCCTTCCGTTGAAAGTGGGCGGCGCTTTCCACTCTCCGTTGATGGATCCTGCTAAAGTAGAATTGGAAGCTGCCATCAAGGCAACAGAGATTCATGCTCCCAAATGTCCGGTATATCAGAATGTAGATGCTCTTCCTCATACCGACCCGGCAGAAATCAAGAAGAACCTGGTTGCCCAGTTGACTGCTTCCGTACGTTGGACTCAATCGGTGAAAAACATGGTTGCTGACGGCGCTACTGATTTCACAGAATGCGGACCGGGTGCAGTACTCCAAGGTCTGATTAAGAAGATAGACGGCACTGTCAGTGCTCATGGCATTGCATAA
- the sucC gene encoding ADP-forming succinate--CoA ligase subunit beta, which translates to MKIHEYQAKEIFSKYGIPVERHTLCRTAAGVVAAFRSMGTDRAVIKAQVLTGGRGKAGGVKLVDNTEDAYQEARNILGMNIKGLPVNQVLVSEAIDIAAEYYVSFTIDRNTRSVVLMMSASGGMDIEEVARRTPEKIIRYSINPFVGLPDYLARRFAFSLFPQMEQAGRMAVILQELHKVFIENDASLVEVNPLALTAKGTLMAIDAKIVFDDNALYRHPAIHALFDPTEEEKVEANAKDKGFSYVHMDGDIGCMVNGAGLAMATMDMIKLHGGNPANFLDIGGSSNPLKVVDAMKLLLQDEKVKVVLINIFGGITRCDDVAMGLIQAFDMIKSDIPVIVRLTGTNENIGRELLRNHSRFQIATTMKEAALMALKS; encoded by the coding sequence ATGAAAATACATGAATATCAAGCGAAAGAGATTTTCTCCAAGTATGGAATACCTGTTGAAAGGCACACTTTATGCCGTACTGCCGCAGGTGTCGTAGCCGCGTTCCGGAGTATGGGAACAGACAGAGCCGTTATTAAGGCGCAAGTATTGACCGGCGGGCGGGGGAAAGCCGGTGGGGTCAAATTGGTAGACAACACGGAAGATGCCTACCAGGAAGCCAGGAATATTCTTGGAATGAATATAAAGGGGCTTCCTGTCAATCAGGTCTTGGTTAGTGAAGCCATTGATATTGCAGCCGAATACTATGTCAGTTTTACTATCGACCGGAATACACGTTCCGTCGTTCTTATGATGAGCGCATCCGGTGGAATGGACATTGAAGAAGTGGCCCGCCGTACACCGGAGAAAATTATCAGATATTCAATCAATCCGTTCGTCGGACTTCCCGATTACCTGGCACGGCGCTTTGCCTTCTCCCTTTTTCCTCAGATGGAACAGGCAGGCAGGATGGCGGTCATCCTTCAGGAACTTCATAAAGTATTTATAGAAAATGACGCATCATTAGTGGAAGTCAACCCGTTGGCACTCACCGCAAAAGGCACGTTGATGGCTATTGACGCCAAAATTGTTTTTGACGATAATGCACTTTACCGTCATCCGGCAATACATGCATTATTCGACCCGACGGAAGAAGAAAAGGTCGAAGCAAATGCGAAAGATAAGGGATTCAGTTATGTTCATATGGACGGTGATATAGGTTGCATGGTGAATGGCGCCGGACTTGCCATGGCTACAATGGATATGATAAAACTTCACGGTGGAAATCCTGCTAATTTCCTGGACATTGGCGGCAGTTCCAATCCGCTCAAAGTAGTGGATGCCATGAAACTTCTCTTGCAGGATGAAAAAGTAAAAGTGGTTCTGATTAATATTTTCGGTGGAATCACTCGTTGTGATGATGTGGCAATGGGGCTTATCCAAGCATTCGACATGATAAAAAGTGATATACCTGTCATTGTCCGGCTTACGGGAACGAATGAGAATATCGGACGGGAATTGCTGCGGAATCATAGTCGTTTCCAGATAGCCACAACCATGAAAGAAGCCGCTCTCATGGCTCTGAAATCATAA
- the sucD gene encoding succinate--CoA ligase subunit alpha, translated as MSILINKATRLIVQGITGRDGLFHAKKMKEYGTNVVGGTSPGKGGTEVDGIPVFNTMYEAVERTQADTSIIFVPARFAADAIMEAADAGIRLIVCIAEGIPTLDVIKAHRFVEEKGAMLVGPNCPGLISPGKSMVGILPEQVFQEGKVGVISRSGTLTYEIVYHLTANGMGQSTAIGIGGDPVVGLHFLQLLEMFQNDPETEAIVLIGEIGGNAEEQAAEYIRRNVSKPVVAFIAGQSAPPGKQMGHAGAIISGSSGSAKEKIEALEAAGIRVAREPSDIPVLLKK; from the coding sequence ATGAGCATATTAATAAATAAAGCCACTCGCTTGATTGTACAAGGAATCACAGGCAGGGACGGACTTTTCCACGCTAAAAAGATGAAGGAATACGGAACTAATGTCGTCGGCGGAACTTCTCCGGGTAAAGGCGGAACAGAGGTGGACGGTATTCCGGTATTCAACACCATGTATGAAGCCGTCGAACGGACGCAGGCTGATACTTCCATCATTTTCGTTCCGGCACGTTTTGCGGCGGATGCGATTATGGAAGCGGCAGACGCAGGTATCCGTTTAATTGTTTGCATTGCAGAAGGGATTCCCACTCTGGATGTGATTAAAGCACACCGGTTCGTCGAAGAGAAAGGCGCGATGCTGGTCGGACCTAACTGTCCGGGACTTATTTCTCCGGGAAAAAGTATGGTCGGCATCCTGCCGGAACAAGTCTTCCAGGAAGGCAAAGTCGGCGTTATCAGTCGTAGCGGAACGCTTACCTATGAAATAGTATATCACTTGACAGCCAACGGCATGGGACAGTCCACCGCTATCGGTATCGGCGGCGACCCGGTAGTGGGGCTACATTTCCTACAGTTGCTGGAGATGTTCCAGAACGACCCGGAAACTGAAGCAATCGTCCTGATTGGAGAAATCGGCGGAAATGCGGAAGAACAGGCTGCCGAATATATCCGGCGGAATGTCAGCAAACCCGTAGTGGCATTTATTGCCGGACAATCTGCTCCCCCGGGAAAACAGATGGGACATGCAGGGGCGATCATTTCAGGAAGCTCCGGTTCGGCAAAAGAGAAGATTGAAGCACTGGAAGCTGCCGGAATCCGGGTAGCACGGGAGCCTTCGGATATACCGGTATTATTAAAAAAATAA
- a CDS encoding RNA recognition motif domain-containing protein has protein sequence MNLYIGNLSYNVKESDLRNVMEEYGTVASVKLITDRETRRSKGFAFIEMPDDTEANNAIKQLNGAEYVGRSMVVKEALPRN, from the coding sequence ATGAATTTGTACATTGGAAATCTTAGCTATAATGTTAAGGAATCAGACTTGAGAAATGTAATGGAAGAGTATGGAACAGTTGCTTCAGTAAAGTTAATCACAGACCGTGAAACTAGAAGATCAAAAGGTTTTGCGTTTATCGAAATGCCGGATGATACAGAAGCTAACAATGCTATCAAACAATTGAATGGTGCTGAATATGTAGGTCGTTCAATGGTAGTTAAAGAAGCATTGCCAAGAAACTAA
- a CDS encoding LytR/AlgR family response regulator transcription factor: MNCIIVDDEPVARKGMKSLVEQIPQLVLTGSFNNAIAASAFMNEHTVDLVFLDIQMPGITGLEFAQSIPKDTLVIFTTAYAEYALDSYDVSAIDYLVKPIEMNRFLKAVNKAIAYHKLLLSETPERVEEIQEEYIFIKSERRYFKINFGDILFIEGLKDYSILQLEDQRVVTKMNLKNIHEQLPGKQFLRVNKSYIVNISRIDSFDTNDIFIKSYEIAIGGSYKKLFFDEFVMKNLPKE; this comes from the coding sequence ATGAATTGTATTATTGTCGATGACGAGCCGGTAGCTCGTAAAGGAATGAAATCATTGGTGGAGCAGATTCCTCAATTGGTATTGACCGGTAGCTTTAATAATGCCATTGCCGCGTCCGCTTTTATGAACGAACATACGGTCGATTTGGTCTTTCTCGATATTCAGATGCCGGGAATTACCGGATTGGAGTTTGCGCAGAGTATTCCTAAAGATACATTGGTTATCTTTACAACAGCCTATGCGGAATACGCACTCGACAGCTACGATGTGAGTGCCATTGATTATCTGGTAAAACCCATAGAGATGAACCGTTTCCTGAAAGCGGTCAACAAAGCCATTGCATATCATAAATTATTATTGTCGGAAACGCCTGAAAGGGTAGAGGAGATTCAAGAGGAATACATCTTCATCAAGTCGGAACGGCGTTATTTCAAGATAAACTTCGGTGATATTCTTTTTATTGAGGGACTGAAGGACTATTCGATTCTTCAATTGGAAGATCAGCGGGTGGTGACTAAGATGAATTTAAAGAATATCCACGAACAACTCCCCGGCAAGCAGTTTCTTCGGGTGAACAAATCTTATATTGTCAATATCTCCCGGATTGACTCTTTCGATACGAATGATATTTTTATCAAGTCTTATGAGATAGCTATAGGCGGAAGTTATAAAAAACTCTTTTTTGACGAATTTGTGATGAAGAATCTGCCGAAAGAATAA
- a CDS encoding sensor histidine kinase: MKDSRNIYNWGKSLVDHRFRLLGHLLLLLLILFLGFQNIHRSFNSDGFLYAFVVSTLVFAFPIYLSIYWLVPRFLNKHQLTHYWLWFSAIILLSALIGLAFLYPLHQQYGIDDFHLQDGRPFSFLSFIHSVVTLMLIASGCTSFELFRRWIISGREIMELEKATKQAELQQLKNQINPHFLFNMLNNANILVKEDAEEASQILAKLDDLLRYQFNDSAQKEVLLQADIQFLVDYLELEKVRRDCFEYHVTTEGELDEICVPPLLFIPFVENAVKHNPDSNNLSYVHLYFKVCDNELLFRCENSKPPVPIKKDGGIGLVNIRRRLDLLYGTRYVLKIEDKETTYNVNLHLSL, from the coding sequence ATGAAAGATTCCCGGAATATATATAATTGGGGAAAGAGTCTGGTCGATCATCGGTTCAGACTGTTGGGGCATCTGCTATTGTTACTTTTGATACTCTTCCTCGGTTTCCAGAATATACATAGAAGTTTTAATAGCGACGGTTTCCTGTACGCGTTTGTCGTGAGCACACTCGTATTTGCTTTTCCTATTTATTTGAGTATTTACTGGCTGGTTCCCCGCTTTCTGAATAAACACCAGCTAACACATTACTGGCTTTGGTTTTCCGCAATCATTCTTTTGAGTGCATTGATAGGGCTTGCCTTTTTATATCCTCTCCATCAACAATATGGGATTGATGACTTCCACTTACAGGATGGGCGACCTTTTTCTTTTTTGAGCTTTATACATTCTGTCGTCACATTAATGCTGATAGCGAGCGGGTGTACCAGTTTCGAGCTTTTCCGGCGTTGGATAATCTCCGGCAGGGAAATTATGGAACTGGAGAAAGCCACCAAACAGGCGGAATTGCAGCAATTGAAGAATCAGATTAATCCTCACTTCCTTTTCAATATGCTGAACAATGCCAATATCTTAGTGAAAGAAGATGCAGAGGAAGCGTCGCAGATATTAGCGAAACTGGATGATTTGTTACGCTATCAATTCAATGACAGTGCACAGAAAGAAGTACTTTTACAAGCGGATATTCAGTTTCTAGTCGATTATCTCGAACTGGAGAAAGTACGACGGGATTGTTTTGAGTATCACGTAACAACGGAAGGTGAACTTGACGAGATTTGCGTCCCCCCATTGCTTTTCATCCCTTTTGTGGAGAATGCAGTGAAACACAATCCGGATAGTAATAATCTGTCCTATGTACATCTCTACTTTAAGGTCTGTGATAACGAACTGCTGTTTCGTTGCGAGAACTCCAAACCGCCTGTTCCGATAAAGAAAGACGGCGGAATCGGACTGGTCAATATACGGCGCAGGCTGGATTTACTTTATGGAACACGATATGTGCTAAAAATAGAAGATAAGGAAACAACTTATAATGTCAACTTACATTTGAGCCTATGA
- a CDS encoding sensor histidine kinase — protein sequence MLKQIGIFLLVTFLVFRGTFVEDNSVGLNPVTGVNLVLSLILWGIINLHTYRVIPEYLFQRRYKAYICFTISLVLCMLLLLFIGAYIMGQYYPMPDNIKTINSRFFFFLLLNALALILYFFAFSFTIFLRRWVSYHQRLDELENNGLQTELNHLKEQLQPDFLSKMLNKARTLSLEDTDRASALIFKLSRLLRYQLYESGHKKVLLGDDMRFMTDYLELEKICNPTFKSEIRMESKVAYMQIPPLLFMPIIEYAIQESIEEEKYITIELKAEKEMLLFTCTYRLKESVPRKSLPAFEKLRHRLKLLYPKGDYLLENRCDNQSQCVTDLKIKL from the coding sequence TTGTTGAAACAAATAGGTATATTTCTATTAGTTACCTTTTTAGTATTCAGAGGTACATTTGTCGAAGATAACAGTGTAGGGCTGAATCCGGTGACAGGTGTTAACTTAGTGCTTTCGCTTATACTCTGGGGAATAATAAACCTGCATACCTATCGGGTGATTCCTGAATATTTGTTTCAAAGACGATATAAAGCCTATATCTGCTTTACAATTAGCCTTGTTCTATGCATGCTGCTGTTATTATTCATCGGTGCATATATCATGGGACAGTATTATCCCATGCCCGATAATATCAAAACAATCAATTCGAGATTTTTCTTTTTTCTGTTATTGAATGCTCTTGCTCTTATTCTTTACTTTTTTGCTTTCTCTTTCACTATTTTCTTGCGTCGATGGGTATCTTATCATCAACGGCTGGATGAATTGGAGAATAACGGTCTTCAAACCGAACTGAATCATTTGAAAGAACAACTGCAACCTGATTTTCTTTCCAAAATGTTGAATAAAGCCCGGACACTCTCTTTGGAAGATACCGATAGAGCGTCTGCGCTTATCTTTAAATTGAGTCGGCTGCTTCGGTACCAACTTTATGAAAGTGGACATAAGAAAGTATTATTAGGAGACGATATGCGTTTTATGACCGACTATCTGGAATTGGAGAAAATCTGTAATCCGACCTTCAAATCTGAAATCCGAATGGAAAGCAAGGTCGCTTATATGCAAATTCCGCCTTTATTATTTATGCCAATTATAGAATATGCAATTCAGGAAAGTATAGAAGAGGAAAAGTATATCACGATTGAGTTAAAGGCAGAAAAGGAGATGCTTCTTTTCACTTGTACTTACCGTTTAAAAGAAAGCGTACCGCGAAAGTCACTTCCCGCTTTTGAGAAACTTCGGCATCGGTTGAAGCTGTTGTATCCGAAAGGAGATTATTTGTTAGAGAATCGTTGTGATAACCAATCGCAGTGTGTTACAGATTTAAAGATTAAATTATGA